The window GAGGATCTGACGCCCGAGAACATCGTGCGGGCCATCTACACCCAACAGGGACGCAGCCGCCTGCGCGCGCGGTCCACTGACCCCTCGATGAACGAAGAAGAAAAGAAGGAACAATCACTATGACCGTCGTCGATATCTGCATCCACCACCTGCCGGAAGACCTCTTCACCAACCAGAAGATGCTCAACGGCTTCCTCAACTCCGCGCCGCGCGGCTTCGGCGAGATCGTGCGCGTCGAGAAGATGGACAACGGCAAACATCACCTGGTGCTGGAAAAGCCCGCCGGGCACGACAACCTCGACTACGTCGAGGGCGACTACTCGGTCGAGGCCAAGCTCGCCGTCATGGACGACGCGGGAGTCGACTACGGCATCATGCGCGTGCCGGTGTGGCAGGAGTGGCTCGATCTGGAGACCTGCAAGGCCGTCAACGACAACGCGGCCGAGTACTGCAAGCGCTCGGGCGGCCGACTTTTCTTCACCGCCGCGGTGCCGCCGTGGGGCGGCAAGGAGAACATCGACGAGCTCAAGCGCTGCATCGACCTCGGTGCCGTGGGAGTGCAGCTGGCCTGCCACTACGGCCAGCTCTATCTCGACGACCCGGTGTTCGAGCCCTACTTCCGCGAGATCGAGAAGCTGAACATCCCGGTCATCGCGCACCACACTCCGCTGCCGGTGGAATGGCAGTCGGTCGTCGACTACAAGAATCTGCGCCGTGAGTACGGGCGCGTCATCGACCAGGGCATCGCCGTGGGCCGCGAGCTGTTCAGCGGCATGTTCGACCGGATGCCGAACCTGCGCATGATCCACACCATGATGGGCGGAAACTGGTTCGCCAGCACCGAGTTGCTGACGCCGCACGCGTCTCCGAAGAAGGAGTCGCTGCAGCGCCTCGATTCCACCAGCGGCGAGAAGATCAAGAGCTACCTCGAGAACAACATCTTCTACGACATGACCCACCCGCACTCGTGGGGCAAGACCCAGGTCGAGGCGGCGCTGAAGATCAACGGCGCCGATCACTTCATGTTCGGCTCGTCGTTCCCGGTGTTCTACGGCTGGATGAGCCAGGGCGTGGACTTCCTCACCAACGAGGTCGAGATCAGTGACGCCGACCGCGAGGCGGTGCTCTCGGGCAACG is drawn from Microbacterium protaetiae and contains these coding sequences:
- a CDS encoding amidohydrolase family protein, with product MTVVDICIHHLPEDLFTNQKMLNGFLNSAPRGFGEIVRVEKMDNGKHHLVLEKPAGHDNLDYVEGDYSVEAKLAVMDDAGVDYGIMRVPVWQEWLDLETCKAVNDNAAEYCKRSGGRLFFTAAVPPWGGKENIDELKRCIDLGAVGVQLACHYGQLYLDDPVFEPYFREIEKLNIPVIAHHTPLPVEWQSVVDYKNLRREYGRVIDQGIAVGRELFSGMFDRMPNLRMIHTMMGGNWFASTELLTPHASPKKESLQRLDSTSGEKIKSYLENNIFYDMTHPHSWGKTQVEAALKINGADHFMFGSSFPVFYGWMSQGVDFLTNEVEISDADREAVLSGNAKRLFNLPI